The following DNA comes from Pseudomonadota bacterium.
GATAGGGGAAGAAGGATTCTTTTTTCTGATATCGAACACTACTCCATCATAAATCAGGCAGATTTCCTGAGGGGGATAGGGTTCGAAATTGATTTTGTGAAGGTAGATATTAACGGTATGCTTGATATGGAGGATTTAAAAAGGAAGCTCACAAAGGATACAATCCTTGTCTCCGTGATGCATGCAAATCTTGAAATTGGAACGATTGAGCCTATTAAAGAGATAGCCTACTTTTTAAAGGAACACAATATCCTCTTTCATTCAGATGGTGCAGGTACATGTGGTACAATACCTGTAAATGTGAAGGATCTAAACGTGGATACCATGACAATATCTCCCCATCAGTTCTATGGTCCCAAGGGTATTGCCGCCCTTTATATCAAAAAGGGTGTCAGGCTCACGCCAATAGTGCAGGGTGGATATCAGGAGATGGGATACAGGGCCGGAACTGAAAATGTACCTGCCATTGTTGGTTTCGGAAAGGCTGCCCGTATCGCAATGGAAGAGATGGACAAAAGGGTAGAGAAGCTGACACTACTCTCAAAAAGGCTATGGGAAGGGCTTGCATCTTCAATAGATTACATCCATTTTACAGGTCATCCTGAGAAAAGATTACCGGGCCATGTGAGCTTCTGGATTGAGTTTGTGGAAGGTGAGTCCTTGCTCTTATGGCTCAACTTAAACAGCATTGCTTCATCCAGTGGAAGTGCTTGCTCTTCAAATGTGCTGGCAAGAGATGAAACAGGGCTCAAGGCCTCACATGTACTTACTGCTATTGGTGTGCCACCTGAAATCTGTCATGGTTCTATTGCGTTTAGCCTTGGAAAAGACAACACGATGGAAGAAGTGGAGCATGCGTTGTCCGTAATGCCGGGAATTGTAAAAAGATTGAGGGATATGTCTCCACTATATGAGAGATTTAAAAAAACAGGGGTTAGGGATTATAAACTATAATAGAGGAGGTAGATGATGCCACAAGGCCCTTATAGTGATATCGTGATGGATCATTTTATGAATCCCAGGAATATGGGCGAGATAGAAAATGCAGATGCTGTGGGGGAAGTGGGTAATCCAGCATGCGGGGACGTGATGAAGCTCTATTTAAAGATTGAGGACGGAAAGATAGTAGATGCAAAATTCAAAACCTTTGGATGTGGTGCCGCAATTGCGTCAAGCAGCATTACGACTGAAATGATTAAAGGGAAGACCATTGACGAGGCCCTAAAGATATCAAATGAAGCAGTCGCAGAAGCCCTGGGAGGGCTACCTCCTGCAAAGCAACACTGTTCAGTGCTTGCTGAAGAAGCGCTCAAGGTTGCTATTGAAGACTATAATAAGAAAAAGGGTTCAGGGTAATCGCCTTATATGTTTGAAATAAAGATCAGAACCACGAGTAAGACAGAGGCAAGAGATATTACTGATGAAGTAATCAGGGGGGTGAAAGGGAAAGAAGGAAGGCTTCTCCATCTATATACCCCCCATACTACGTGCGGTCTTTTGATTAATGAAGATGCAGACCCCAGTGTAATGAAGGATATTATAGAAGCCCTTGAACGTATAGTGCCAGAAGGCTATCCATATAAGCATTTAGAAGGGAATGCCCATGCACATATTAAGTCTGCGATTATTGGATGTTCTGTTATGGTTCCATTCTCTGAAGGTGTGCCCAAGCTTGGCACATGGCAGGGGATATTCTTGATGGAGTTTGATGGTCCAAGGGAACGGAAGGTGAACATTACGTTAATATAACGGAAAACAGGGTATAGGAGTTTTGGATAGATTGATAAACTTTAAAGATATGGGGGTAATATAGATGAATAAATTTTTGATTATACGAAGGATTTTAATATGTGTGTTTTTAATATCAATGGTAAGCACCCCGCTTTATGGTAAGGATGATAAGCTAAAACCAAAGGAGTTCGGGGTATATATAAAAACTCAAAAAGCCTTACAGAGGCTTATGCCGAATATAGTTTTTGACGAAAACGGGACCCTTTTTATTGAGACCAATAATCCTCCACATTTTTTATTAAAGGATATAGAGTACTTTGTTGTATATGGTAAGTATGACATTAAGGTTCTTACCATGAATCCCCTGCTCTTTATTCAACAATCTCCCCTCGGAAAAGCACGTTTTGTCTTCGGGAAGGATGTAGGTTTTGAGGTTAAAAAGAAGGGTGATGATTTATATACTGTTAAACCGAAGGAGTTAATGGGAAGAGGTTATTTCTGCCTCTGGATAAACGATAGTGCGTGGGATTTTATTGTTGAGTAAATGCTGTCTATACTGTCTATTCAGTCTTTTCAGTCATACACTGAAGAGACCAGATAGACTATATGAACCAGATAAACGAAAATGGAGGCGGCATCCGGATTTGAACCGGAGAATAACGGTTTTGCAGACCGTCGCCTTACCACTTGGCTATGCCGCCGTGAATTCAGTGAACAGTGTATAGTTGTTAGTGGATAGCGTAAATCTTTTAAATTACTAACGACTATTCACTCATTACTATTCACTGCTGTATTTTGGAGCGGGAAACGGGATTTGAACCCGCGACTTCAACCTTGGCAAGGTTGCACTCTACCGCTGAGTTATTCCCGCTTTTATTGTTTTATAATATAAACTTGGGGTATAAGTCAATTTTTTGTTGTGAAGATGCTAAAACGATATGCCTTTCAAGACACGCCATATACGCAAATTTGTACATCGTTGTTCGCACTTCGTATATAGTAGATTATAATACATTTGAACAAAGTACCAAATACGATTTAATATGTACGATTTTTCATGTGATATATTTGGTAAATTTGTGGCAAAATAACAGAATATTATGAAGAAATTTCTTGGGTTATCTAAGAATGTGCTTATCCTCGGGATAGTCAGTCTCTTGATGGACATAAGCTCAGAGATGATTTATCCTCTAATCCCCATATTCCTGAACGATGTTCTCCATGCATCAAAGACATATATAGGTCTGATAGAGGGCGTGGCGGAAAGCACAGCGAGCATTCTTAAGGTCTTTTCTGGATGGCTGTCGGACAGATTAGGAAAACGGAAATTCATTGTGTTCTGGGGGTATGGTATATCCGTATTCAGCAGACCCATTCTTGCCACTGCAACCTCGTGGATAGATGTTCTTGTATATAGATTCACAGACAGGGTTGGTAAGGGTGTAAGAACTGCCCCGAGGGATGCGATCATTGCAGACTCTACTGAGCAAAATATACTGGGAAAGGCCTTCGGTTTCCATAGAACCATGGATACCACAGGTGCTGTCATTGGTCCTGCGGTTGCCTTCGCAATCCTTGGTCTATTCAGTGGTGGGTTCCATCTGGTATTCTGGATCTCTATAATCCCCGGTATCCTTGCACTTTTCTGTATCGCTATCTTTGTTCAGGATGTTAAAAAACATACCTTAACAGAGAGACCTCAAATAACACTGAGGCATCTCAACAGGGACTTTAAGGTGTTTTTAATCATTGTCACAGTCTTTTCACTGGGCAAAACCTCAGAGGCCTTTCTTGTCCTCAGGGCTCAGGAACTGGGTGTCTCAATCGCCACTATACCACTTATATACCTCACATTTAATATGGTCTCTGCCTTTTTTTCCACGCCTGCAGGTATTATGGCCGACAGATTCGGGAAAAGAAGGACGATACTTTCAAGCTATTTCCTGTTTTCCTTCATATTTTTTGGTTTTGCAGTTGCTACAAATAATGCCCATGCCTGGCTCCTTTTTATTGCCTATGGTATTTTTGTTGCTATGAATGAGGGGGTTCAAAGGGCATATGTGGCAACGGTTATAAGACCAGAGATTATGGCAACAGGTTATGGTGTCTACCATACAATCATTGGTATTTCATCCCTCCCCTCAAGTATCATCGGGGGCGTCTTGTGGGAACATTTTGGCTCGCAGGCACTTTTCTACTATGGAGCTTTCATGTCATTGATATCGTCTATAGCTTTTATTTTTTTCATATCTCTGAAAACAAGCAAATAGTAAAAAGTTTTTGACAAAGAAAAGAAAAAAGATTAAATCTTTGCGAGCCGTTAGTTGTCAGGAATTATTTATAGCTGAAAGCCAAGAGGGGTTAATATGTCATCTAAAATTAACTTTCAGATTATTGAGTCCGAAAGCACCTTCCTTGACCCCAGAAAGGGGTTCGAACCAACAGTTGAAAGATTCCAGGTTCGCATAGACCCCCTTACGGGCAGAACAGGTCATTTTTCACACTTCGGTGCGATAAAACCGCAGAAATTGCCTCTTGAAACATACGCGACACCGGAGGCAAAAGGTTTCTGCCCTTTTTGCCCAGAAAACAGGGATAGCAAGACACCGAGATTCATTGAAGAGGTTATACATGATGGGAAGCTTTGGAAAAATGAGGCCCTCCTTATCCCGAATCTTTTTCCTTACGACATTTACAGTGCAGTACTCATAATGACCGATGAGCATGTTGTTTCCTTAGAAAAACTGAGTGAGAAGAGATTAATCGATTCCTTCTCTCTCGGTATGGCATTTCTCAAAAGGATTAAGACGATTGATCCATTGTTACCTTACCATTTAATGACGTGGAACTATATGCCACCATCTGGTGGAGGGTTGGTTCACCCACACCAGCAGTACTTTGCAACACAAAGCCCTGGAAACCAGTTTCTGGATGAACTTAAGGCATCAGAACGGTTTTATAGCACAAACAAGGTCAATTACTGGTCAGAGCTTA
Coding sequences within:
- a CDS encoding cysteine desulfurase family protein, which codes for MKRVYFDHASATPVDRTVLKSMKPYFIENFGNPSSILIEEGAIPHRAVEEAREEIAFLVSASKDEIIFTSSATESNNLAVKGLALANRDRGRRILFSDIEHYSIINQADFLRGIGFEIDFVKVDINGMLDMEDLKRKLTKDTILVSVMHANLEIGTIEPIKEIAYFLKEHNILFHSDGAGTCGTIPVNVKDLNVDTMTISPHQFYGPKGIAALYIKKGVRLTPIVQGGYQEMGYRAGTENVPAIVGFGKAARIAMEEMDKRVEKLTLLSKRLWEGLASSIDYIHFTGHPEKRLPGHVSFWIEFVEGESLLLWLNLNSIASSSGSACSSNVLARDETGLKASHVLTAIGVPPEICHGSIAFSLGKDNTMEEVEHALSVMPGIVKRLRDMSPLYERFKKTGVRDYKL
- the nifU gene encoding Fe-S cluster assembly scaffold protein NifU, which gives rise to MMPQGPYSDIVMDHFMNPRNMGEIENADAVGEVGNPACGDVMKLYLKIEDGKIVDAKFKTFGCGAAIASSSITTEMIKGKTIDEALKISNEAVAEALGGLPPAKQHCSVLAEEALKVAIEDYNKKKGSG
- a CDS encoding secondary thiamine-phosphate synthase enzyme YjbQ, whose amino-acid sequence is MFEIKIRTTSKTEARDITDEVIRGVKGKEGRLLHLYTPHTTCGLLINEDADPSVMKDIIEALERIVPEGYPYKHLEGNAHAHIKSAIIGCSVMVPFSEGVPKLGTWQGIFLMEFDGPRERKVNITLI
- a CDS encoding MFS transporter — translated: MKKFLGLSKNVLILGIVSLLMDISSEMIYPLIPIFLNDVLHASKTYIGLIEGVAESTASILKVFSGWLSDRLGKRKFIVFWGYGISVFSRPILATATSWIDVLVYRFTDRVGKGVRTAPRDAIIADSTEQNILGKAFGFHRTMDTTGAVIGPAVAFAILGLFSGGFHLVFWISIIPGILALFCIAIFVQDVKKHTLTERPQITLRHLNRDFKVFLIIVTVFSLGKTSEAFLVLRAQELGVSIATIPLIYLTFNMVSAFFSTPAGIMADRFGKRRTILSSYFLFSFIFFGFAVATNNAHAWLLFIAYGIFVAMNEGVQRAYVATVIRPEIMATGYGVYHTIIGISSLPSSIIGGVLWEHFGSQALFYYGAFMSLISSIAFIFFISLKTSK